The Streptococcus toyakuensis genome has a window encoding:
- a CDS encoding lactococcin 972 family bacteriocin — translation MKQTVKKLALVASIAATLGGSVAVVSAAVKYPDGGVWTYGSGDGGAYSNYYHSSEYHSSTVVSRKTGSSDKGYAGAGGTSRAWIRTSWGEKVAFYYNV, via the coding sequence ATGAAACAAACAGTTAAAAAATTAGCCCTTGTAGCGAGCATTGCAGCAACATTAGGTGGAAGTGTAGCAGTAGTATCGGCCGCGGTTAAGTATCCAGATGGTGGTGTCTGGACGTATGGTTCAGGTGACGGAGGTGCTTACTCAAACTACTATCACTCTTCAGAATATCATAGCTCAACAGTTGTTAGTAGAAAAACTGGTTCATCTGATAAGGGATATGCTGGTGCTGGAGGGACTTCTCGTGCATGGATTCGTACTTCTTGGGGAGAGAAAGTTGCATTCTACTATAATGTTTAG
- a CDS encoding bacteriocin-associated integral membrane family protein, whose translation MKRLFILISMVLVSLYMVITSVDHREEILFGNYPSVDVTGMVINQPVASREEVTEALSHLAVEHNSLIARRIVEPNEAGETRFIYATYGEGELPEGLTISSKESSETSDLLGSYLIVSGSLDGVSLQTTLKELGYQGFVSNGEDPFSIVLLLAATPMGLLSLAIFLLTFMSLTLIYRIKSLRQAGIRLIAGESLFGVALRPVLEDVRQLICSVLVSSLLGLGILWYQGALFMATVQLVIIGLLLYGLALVGISTLLSIVYLLGLQENSLVDLLKGKLPLKRMMTLMMVGQLLAVLVVGSSATALLPHYREMQEMERASDKWSQSSDRYRLSFGWSSAFADEEGMRKDNREWQTFTEERLANTDSFYIMSNVDNFSDGAEVDLDGNRLNDYTPSGNVIYVSPRYLIEEKITVSSEFMDKMQNLSEGEFGLILPESLREQSAYYQGLFTDYLQNFSSESVEVTSQKHYLPQVTLAFTETGQERFLYNDGYKTTRQYLKDPIIVVLTPQATGTRPVAGMLWGTTANSALKLDQYQDSITALKEQGLYHKVSYLVKSQLFFAKVLNDKRMEFYSLLIGTILTLSTAILLFDSMNLLYFEQFRREIMIKRLSGMTIYELHGKYLLAQGGVLLLGLILSSVLTGDSLISALVVALFTLNALLILVRQDKKEEAGSMAVLKGK comes from the coding sequence ATGAAACGTTTATTTATTTTGATTTCAATGGTATTGGTATCGCTTTATATGGTGATAACTTCCGTTGACCATCGAGAAGAGATTTTATTTGGTAACTATCCTTCTGTTGATGTGACAGGAATGGTGATAAATCAACCAGTAGCTAGTCGCGAAGAGGTGACAGAGGCTTTGAGTCACTTGGCGGTAGAGCATAATAGTCTCATCGCCCGTCGGATTGTTGAGCCAAATGAAGCTGGAGAAACACGCTTTATCTATGCCACTTATGGTGAGGGAGAGCTTCCAGAAGGTCTGACCATTTCCTCCAAGGAGAGTTCAGAAACGAGTGATTTATTAGGGTCTTACTTGATTGTGTCAGGAAGTTTGGATGGAGTGAGTTTACAGACCACCTTGAAAGAACTTGGTTATCAAGGCTTTGTTTCGAATGGAGAAGATCCATTTTCGATAGTCTTATTATTGGCGGCCACCCCTATGGGGCTACTGAGTCTAGCTATTTTTCTGCTGACCTTTATGAGTCTGACCCTGATTTATCGGATCAAGTCCCTTCGTCAAGCAGGGATTCGCTTAATAGCTGGTGAGAGCTTGTTTGGAGTGGCTCTCAGACCAGTGTTAGAAGATGTGAGACAGCTTATCTGCTCAGTGCTGGTATCCAGTCTTTTGGGATTGGGGATTCTCTGGTATCAAGGTGCCTTGTTTATGGCAACGGTACAACTGGTCATCATTGGTCTTTTGCTTTATGGATTGGCCTTGGTAGGGATTTCTACCTTATTAAGTATCGTGTATCTACTTGGTTTACAAGAAAATAGTCTGGTGGATCTATTGAAAGGGAAACTCCCTCTCAAACGTATGATGACATTGATGATGGTGGGGCAACTCTTGGCCGTGCTGGTGGTCGGCTCGAGTGCGACTGCTCTCCTACCCCACTACCGTGAAATGCAGGAAATGGAGAGAGCTAGCGATAAATGGAGCCAGTCCTCAGACCGTTACCGTCTATCCTTTGGTTGGTCTAGTGCATTTGCCGATGAAGAAGGAATGCGTAAGGATAATCGTGAGTGGCAGACATTTACTGAAGAACGGTTAGCCAATACAGACTCTTTTTATATTATGAGCAATGTTGACAATTTCTCAGATGGAGCAGAAGTGGACCTAGATGGCAATCGTCTCAATGACTACACACCGTCAGGGAATGTCATCTATGTCTCACCGCGCTATCTGATAGAAGAAAAGATTACCGTTTCTTCAGAGTTTATGGATAAGATGCAAAACTTGTCTGAGGGAGAGTTTGGGCTGATCTTGCCTGAGAGCTTGCGAGAGCAGTCTGCCTACTATCAAGGATTATTTACAGATTACCTGCAAAACTTTTCATCTGAAAGTGTAGAAGTGACGAGTCAGAAACACTACCTCCCACAGGTAACGCTAGCTTTTACAGAAACAGGACAGGAACGCTTCCTCTATAACGATGGGTACAAGACGACACGCCAGTACCTAAAAGATCCGATTATTGTAGTTTTAACGCCGCAAGCGACTGGAACAAGACCTGTTGCAGGGATGTTATGGGGAACTACGGCTAATAGTGCCTTGAAATTAGATCAATATCAAGACAGCATCACAGCTCTAAAAGAGCAAGGTCTGTATCACAAGGTCTCTTATTTGGTAAAAAGCCAGCTATTTTTTGCCAAGGTACTAAATGACAAACGGATGGAGTTCTACTCTCTCCTTATTGGGACTATTTTGACTCTATCTACGGCTATCTTGTTATTTGATTCCATGAATCTTCTCTATTTTGAGCAGTTTAGACGGGAGATCATGATTAAACGTCTTTCTGGTATGACAATCTATGAGCTTCATGGCAAGTACTTACTGGCGCAAGGAGGAGTTCTCTTACTTGGGCTAATCCTATCTAGTGTTTTGACAGGAGATAGCTTGATTAGCGCTCTAGTTGTAGCTTTATTTACTCTTAACGCCCTCTTGATTTTAGTAAGGCAGGATAAAAAGGAAGAAGCTGGTAGCATGGCAGTATTGAAAGGAAAATAA
- a CDS encoding ABC transporter ATP-binding protein has translation MIDIQELEKKFNDRAIFSGLNLKLEKGKVYALIGKSGSGKTTLLNILGKLEKIDGGRVLYQGKDLKTIPTREYFRDQMGYLFQNFGLLENQSIKENLDLGFVGQKISKVERLERQVEALEKVNLGYLDLEQKIYTLSGGEAQRVALAKTILKNPPLILADEPTAALDPENSEEVMNLLVGLKDENRMIIIATHNPLVWNKADEIIDMRELAHV, from the coding sequence ATGATTGATATTCAAGAATTGGAAAAGAAGTTTAATGACCGCGCGATTTTCTCTGGTTTAAATCTCAAGTTGGAGAAGGGCAAGGTTTATGCCTTAATCGGAAAGAGTGGAAGCGGAAAGACGACTTTGCTTAATATCTTAGGAAAGCTAGAAAAGATAGATGGTGGAAGGGTTCTCTATCAGGGGAAAGATTTAAAAACCATTCCCACTCGTGAGTATTTTCGAGACCAGATGGGCTATCTCTTTCAAAATTTTGGACTCTTAGAAAACCAATCAATCAAAGAGAATTTGGATTTGGGCTTTGTTGGTCAAAAAATTTCAAAAGTAGAACGTTTGGAAAGGCAAGTGGAGGCTTTAGAAAAGGTTAATCTAGGGTATTTGGATCTAGAACAAAAAATTTATACTTTATCTGGGGGAGAGGCCCAACGAGTTGCCCTTGCGAAGACTATTTTGAAAAATCCACCCTTGATTTTGGCAGATGAACCAACAGCAGCTCTTGATCCTGAAAATTCAGAGGAGGTTATGAATCTCTTGGTGGGATTGAAAGATGAAAATCGAATGATCATCATTGCGACCCATAATCCCCTAGTCTGGAATAAGGCTGATGAAATCATTGATATGAGGGAGCTTGCTCATGTGTGA